The Gavia stellata isolate bGavSte3 chromosome 1, bGavSte3.hap2, whole genome shotgun sequence genome has a segment encoding these proteins:
- the P2RY6 gene encoding P2Y purinoceptor 6: protein MANLTDPIGAGRNSCTFHEEFKQVLLPLVYSVVFMVGLPLNAVVIGQIWVARKALSRTMIYMLNLATADLLYVCSLPLLIYNYTQKDYWPFGDFTCKFVRFQFYTNLHGSILFLTCISVQRYLGICHPLASWHKKKGKKLTWLVCAAVWFIVIAQCLPTFVFASTGTQRNRTVCYDLSPPDRSAAYFPYGITLTVTGFLLPFVAILACYCSMARILCQKDELIGLAVHKRKDKAVRMIIIVVIVFSISFFPFHLTKTIYLIVRSSPGLPCPALQAFAIAYKCTRPFASMNSVLDPILFYFTQRKFRESTRYLLDKMSSKWRHDHCVTYGS from the coding sequence ATGGCCAACTTGACAGACCCCATAGGGGCTGGGAGGAACTCGTGCACCTTCCACGAGGAGTTCAAGCAGGTCCTGCTGCCCCTGGTCTACTCGGTGGTGTTCATGGTGGGGTTGCCCTTGAACGCCGTGGTCATCGGGCAGATCTGGGTGGCCCGTAAGGCGCTCAGCCGCACCATGATCTACATGCTGAACCTGGCCACAGCCGACCTGCTCTACGTCTGCTCCCTTCCGCTTCTCATCTACAACTACACCCAGAAGGATTATTGGCCTTTTGGGGACTTCACTTGCAAATTTGTCCGCTTCCAGTTCTACACCAACCTACACGGCAGCATCCTCTTCCTCACCTGCATCAGCGTCCAGCGGTACCTGGGCATCTGCCACCCTTTGGCCTCATGGCAcaagaagaaggggaagaagctGACGTGGCTGGTGTGTGCCGCGGTGTGGTTCATCGTCATTGCCCAGTGCTTGCCCACTTTCGTCTTCGCTTCCACCGGCACCCAAAGGAACCGCACCGTCTGCTACGACCTGAGCCCACCGGATCGCTCCGCTGCCTACTTCCCCTACGGCATCACCCTCACCGTCACCGGCTTCCTGCTGCCCTTCGTGGCCATCCTCGCCTGCTACTGCAGCATGGCCCGCATCCTGTGCCAGAAGGATGAGCTGATCGGCTTGGCAGTGCACAAGAGGAAGGACAAAGCCGTGCGTATGATCATCATCGTGGTCATCGTCTTCTCCATCAGCTTCTTCCCCTTCCACCTCACCAAGACCATCTACCTGATAGTCCGTTCCTCGCCCGGCCTGCCCTGCCCGGCTCTGCAGGCGTTCGCCATCGCCTACAAGTGCACGCGTCCCTTCGCCAGCATGAACAGCGTCCTCGACCCCATTCTCTTCTACTTCACCCAACGCAAGTTTCGTGAGAGCACCCGTTACCTCCTCGACAAGATGAGCTCCAAGTGGCGGCACGACCATTGTGTTACCTACGGGTCCTAA